A window of the Egibacter rhizosphaerae genome harbors these coding sequences:
- a CDS encoding GntR family transcriptional regulator — protein MRLDHASPVPLYHQAATCIEEMIASGAIGLGEKLEGEVELAERLGVSRPTIRAALTVLVDKGLLVRRRGYGTVVAAMPITRPLALTSLHDDLIEAGRTPRTEVLEVSTQPCPEEARGALQLTATSETYVLRRLRFADEEPIALMRNTVRAEGLTLSRSALQDRSLYHLLGQQGIRLYGAHQRIGATSADPEQSRHLQVEQGAALVQVVRTSYDAAGTPIEYAHLLYPAHSYSVEMTLMER, from the coding sequence GTGAGACTCGACCACGCGAGCCCCGTGCCCCTGTACCACCAAGCGGCGACATGCATCGAGGAGATGATCGCGAGCGGGGCGATCGGACTCGGCGAGAAGCTGGAGGGCGAGGTCGAGCTCGCTGAACGGTTGGGGGTCAGCCGTCCAACGATCCGTGCCGCGCTCACGGTGCTCGTCGACAAAGGACTCCTGGTCCGCCGCCGCGGTTACGGCACCGTTGTCGCGGCGATGCCCATCACCAGGCCCTTGGCACTCACCAGCTTGCACGACGACCTGATCGAGGCCGGCAGGACACCCCGCACGGAAGTGCTCGAGGTCAGCACCCAACCGTGTCCCGAGGAAGCGCGCGGGGCCCTGCAGCTCACTGCCACGAGCGAGACGTACGTTCTGCGCCGGCTACGGTTCGCCGACGAGGAGCCCATCGCGCTCATGCGCAACACGGTCCGAGCCGAAGGCTTGACGCTGAGTCGGTCAGCGCTTCAGGACCGCAGCCTCTACCACCTGCTCGGCCAACAGGGGATCCGCCTCTACGGGGCCCACCAGCGCATCGGCGCGACAAGCGCCGACCCCGAGCAGAGCCGGCACCTGCAGGTGGAGCAGGGTGCGGCGTTGGTGCAGGTCGTTCGGACGAGCTACGACGCGGCGGGAACCCCGATTGAGTACGCCCACCTGCTGTATCCAGCACATTCCTACTCGGTCGAGATGACCCTCATGGAGCGCTGA
- a CDS encoding HEPN domain-containing protein: MLDEHDLTRWIATARHQLAVAEHSSGGGFHDAAVLHAEQAAQCALKALRHAVGARSDSRSHALPRLAEGAYARGGLQLDAGLRERLGELAAQYQPTRYPDALADGTPADHYGPQAAHRAIETARQTIAEVVEHAERLREASEEEPS, encoded by the coding sequence ATGTTGGACGAGCACGACCTCACACGGTGGATCGCCACGGCCCGGCACCAGCTCGCGGTCGCGGAGCACAGCTCTGGCGGGGGATTCCACGATGCCGCGGTCCTCCACGCCGAACAGGCCGCGCAGTGCGCGCTGAAAGCCTTGCGGCACGCCGTGGGGGCGCGTTCAGACTCGCGCAGCCATGCGCTCCCACGGCTCGCCGAGGGTGCTTACGCGCGTGGGGGACTGCAGCTGGACGCCGGCCTCCGGGAGCGTCTTGGCGAGCTCGCGGCCCAATACCAACCGACCCGCTACCCCGATGCGCTGGCCGACGGCACTCCAGCGGACCACTACGGTCCCCAAGCAGCGCACCGTGCGATCGAGACGGCGCGACAGACCATCGCGGAGGTCGTCGAGCACGCGGAGCGTCTTCGGGAGGCCAGCGAGGAAGAGCCATCATGA
- a CDS encoding nucleotidyltransferase domain-containing protein encodes MSPSPDEVVRARRRSQEERVEVARAFAARLPAELDVRGVAVIGSTARGDFHDESDIDVVVLAERLPDGAAARQQAVGSPSPDGVEAVVWTVEEWMARQRTGDLAATEAQDSGIWVRRSPPREAMG; translated from the coding sequence ATGAGCCCCAGCCCGGACGAGGTGGTCCGAGCGCGTCGGCGCTCGCAGGAAGAGCGGGTGGAGGTCGCCCGAGCGTTCGCCGCGAGGTTGCCCGCAGAACTCGACGTGCGGGGCGTCGCGGTCATCGGCTCGACAGCGCGCGGCGACTTCCACGACGAGAGCGACATCGACGTGGTCGTGCTCGCCGAGCGTTTGCCAGACGGCGCCGCCGCCCGGCAACAGGCGGTGGGCTCCCCGTCGCCCGACGGTGTCGAGGCGGTGGTCTGGACCGTCGAGGAGTGGATGGCGCGCCAGCGCACCGGCGACCTTGCCGCGACGGAGGCTCAGGACTCCGGCATCTGGGTCCGCAGAAGCCCACCGCGGGAGGCCATGGGCTGA
- a CDS encoding class I SAM-dependent methyltransferase, whose product MSEAPFPEIEIRDSEQLPLMSRVEGVYLDRFGDAWDYQADAWKRLSRVFERLDSGGDILDVGAGSGQFANCLAWSEQFASVTTIDATRFGKYIELDDSIQYHEMSVGEMAFEDDAFDVVTCMEVLEHVPEEIFEPAIAELRRVCRGQLVITVPYREPEPISETHVRRFEDEDFLRLFPNAEFAILRRPRKPWMMIQERFDGQPNQIPLEVGREGRLRQAERERDAAQLRERDSAARLRERIAALEREVNALRGRKVVRAANAAGRGLRRIRSTARRR is encoded by the coding sequence ATGTCAGAGGCCCCCTTCCCGGAGATCGAGATCCGGGACTCCGAGCAGCTGCCGTTGATGAGCCGGGTCGAAGGCGTCTACCTCGACCGGTTCGGCGACGCGTGGGACTACCAGGCCGACGCGTGGAAGCGACTCAGCCGCGTCTTCGAGCGCCTCGACAGCGGGGGGGACATCCTCGACGTGGGCGCTGGCTCGGGGCAGTTCGCCAACTGTCTCGCGTGGTCGGAGCAGTTCGCCTCGGTCACCACGATCGATGCGACCCGCTTCGGCAAGTACATCGAGCTCGACGACTCGATCCAGTACCACGAGATGAGCGTTGGCGAGATGGCCTTCGAGGACGACGCCTTCGACGTCGTGACCTGCATGGAGGTGCTCGAGCACGTCCCCGAGGAGATCTTCGAGCCCGCCATCGCCGAGCTGCGGCGCGTCTGCCGTGGCCAGCTGGTCATCACCGTGCCCTACCGCGAGCCCGAACCGATCTCCGAGACCCACGTGCGTCGGTTCGAGGACGAGGACTTCCTGCGCCTGTTCCCGAACGCCGAGTTCGCGATCCTGCGCCGCCCACGCAAGCCCTGGATGATGATCCAGGAGCGCTTCGACGGGCAGCCCAACCAGATTCCCCTGGAGGTGGGGCGGGAGGGCCGGCTGCGGCAGGCCGAACGCGAGCGGGATGCCGCGCAGCTGCGCGAACGCGACAGCGCCGCGCGGCTCCGCGAGCGGATCGCGGCTCTGGAGCGGGAGGTCAACGCGCTCCGTGGGCGCAAGGTGGTGCGAGCGGCCAACGCGGCCGGCCGCGGGCTCCGACGCATCCGGTCGACCGCGCGCCGCCGGTAA
- a CDS encoding amino acid ABC transporter substrate-binding protein: MRSKWKRGATVCAVLAALALLTAACEIEDPEEAEGEDAPDDAADEPDDEADESDDEADEPDDETDEPDDADDEDEAVEGEPDGDPIVIGGSLGLTGGFAEPSAGYLAAYEYWEERINEEGGLLGRPVELQIYDDESTPDVAQDLYQRLINEDEVDLLLAPYTTAVGGAVIPIAERNEMLLWNGGFVGVELFQSSDWLVGSFTYQDPEYARGIFEMVEAMPENERPERIGIATEQNPFTLVVRDGFEEYPGVLERADDLGIEVVVEEEYSPDATDVSGIIQNAMAEDVDLFFALSLPDGASLLARTANELGFQPDIYCSCGSQVTTVPYWKDLGDAGEGVMATTMSWPPADDFPELDELHEVLQEEFGWEEMPTYASGALAILQTLEQSVEEVGSLDQEELREHVTNNSFETATGPLDLDENRMPAYYAAVVQFVDGQNELVWPEDRATAEPEIPMPTP; encoded by the coding sequence ATGCGATCGAAGTGGAAACGCGGCGCCACGGTCTGTGCGGTCCTGGCGGCGCTGGCCCTCTTGACCGCGGCATGTGAGATCGAGGACCCCGAGGAGGCAGAGGGGGAGGATGCCCCCGACGATGCGGCCGACGAGCCCGACGATGAGGCGGACGAGTCCGACGACGAGGCCGACGAGCCCGACGACGAGACGGATGAGCCCGACGACGCGGATGACGAGGACGAAGCGGTCGAGGGAGAGCCGGACGGGGACCCGATCGTGATCGGGGGAAGCCTCGGTCTCACGGGTGGGTTCGCCGAGCCCTCGGCCGGCTACCTGGCCGCGTACGAGTACTGGGAGGAGCGGATCAACGAGGAGGGCGGCCTCCTCGGACGACCGGTTGAGCTCCAGATTTACGACGACGAGAGCACACCGGACGTCGCGCAGGATCTCTACCAGCGTCTGATCAACGAAGACGAGGTCGACCTCCTGCTGGCCCCCTACACGACTGCGGTCGGTGGGGCCGTGATCCCGATCGCCGAGCGGAACGAGATGCTGCTCTGGAACGGGGGCTTCGTGGGTGTGGAGCTGTTCCAGAGCTCCGACTGGCTCGTGGGGTCGTTCACCTATCAGGATCCCGAGTACGCGCGGGGGATCTTCGAGATGGTCGAGGCCATGCCGGAGAACGAGCGGCCCGAGCGAATCGGGATCGCGACGGAGCAGAACCCGTTCACGCTCGTGGTGCGGGACGGGTTCGAGGAGTACCCCGGTGTGCTTGAGCGGGCGGACGACCTGGGCATCGAGGTGGTCGTGGAGGAGGAGTACTCGCCGGACGCCACCGACGTGAGCGGGATCATCCAGAACGCCATGGCCGAGGACGTGGACCTCTTCTTCGCATTGTCGCTCCCGGATGGTGCATCGCTGCTCGCGAGGACCGCGAACGAGCTCGGGTTCCAGCCGGACATCTATTGCTCCTGCGGGTCGCAGGTCACGACGGTGCCCTACTGGAAGGACCTGGGCGACGCCGGCGAGGGTGTCATGGCCACAACCATGTCGTGGCCGCCGGCGGACGACTTCCCCGAGCTGGACGAACTCCACGAGGTGCTGCAGGAGGAGTTCGGCTGGGAGGAGATGCCCACCTACGCGTCGGGCGCCCTGGCGATCCTGCAGACGCTCGAGCAATCGGTGGAGGAGGTCGGCTCACTAGATCAGGAGGAGCTACGCGAGCACGTGACGAACAACTCGTTCGAGACGGCCACGGGGCCGCTCGACCTGGACGAGAATCGGATGCCCGCCTACTACGCGGCGGTGGTGCAGTTCGTCGACGGTCAGAACGAGTTGGTCTGGCCCGAGGACCGGGCGACGGCCGAGCCCGAGATCCCGATGCCGACCCCGTGA
- a CDS encoding ABC transporter ATP-binding protein: MRSALAAEGIRKRFGGLWAVDGVTLRPEPSSIVGLIGPNGSGKTTLLNVLNGVYKPDEGRVLLGDVDVTGRSPHQLAAAGVSRTFQTPRVFKSVTVMENMLTPTLHLHGRRAGFVDRANQLLELVNLIDKRDQAASELSGGQQKLLEFARALVTDPHVVLMDEPFAGVHPTIKEVLQGRILAANEEGTGFIIVSHEVPDLIAMSEWLVCMDQGSAISEGLPTDVQQDDQVVTAYLGQPVGAGDDQ; this comes from the coding sequence ATGCGCAGCGCATTAGCAGCCGAAGGGATTCGGAAACGGTTCGGTGGTCTCTGGGCGGTCGACGGCGTCACGCTGAGGCCCGAGCCGTCATCGATCGTCGGGCTCATCGGGCCGAACGGCTCCGGTAAGACCACGTTGCTGAACGTGCTGAACGGTGTGTACAAGCCCGATGAGGGGCGGGTCCTGCTGGGTGATGTGGACGTCACCGGCCGCAGCCCACACCAGCTCGCGGCCGCAGGGGTCAGCCGCACCTTTCAGACACCGCGCGTCTTCAAGAGCGTCACCGTCATGGAGAACATGCTGACGCCGACGCTGCATCTCCACGGTAGGCGTGCCGGCTTCGTTGATCGCGCGAACCAACTCCTCGAACTGGTGAACCTGATCGACAAGCGGGATCAGGCGGCCAGCGAGCTCTCGGGGGGTCAGCAGAAGCTCTTGGAGTTCGCGCGGGCCCTGGTCACCGATCCACACGTCGTCCTTATGGATGAGCCATTCGCGGGGGTGCATCCCACGATCAAAGAGGTCCTCCAAGGGCGGATCCTCGCAGCCAACGAGGAAGGCACGGGTTTCATCATCGTCAGCCACGAAGTCCCGGACCTGATCGCCATGTCGGAGTGGCTCGTCTGCATGGACCAGGGGAGCGCGATCTCGGAGGGACTGCCCACCGACGTTCAGCAGGACGACCAGGTCGTGACGGCCTACCTCGGCCAGCCCGTCGGCGCAGGAGACGACCAGTGA
- a CDS encoding ABC transporter ATP-binding protein translates to MSDSAPLLQMQDVVAGYSDSDLVLNHVTLEAAPGKVTAVLGPNGSGKSTSLRVLYGFLSPREGRILLDGSDITETSPQERLELGISLLPQGRSTFPEMTVEENLELGGWLWRHDRARLRRAVEDTFERYPKLADLRKRHAGSLSGGQQRILEIARTLILDPSVLLIDEPSVGLAPVLVNEVYQDLEALKDDGRTILLVDQNVQAAAHLADYIYTLAYGKNDVHGDTEAFEGQLGDVIRSWLRI, encoded by the coding sequence GTGAGCGATTCGGCCCCGCTGTTGCAGATGCAGGACGTCGTTGCGGGCTACTCCGACTCGGACCTCGTCCTCAACCATGTCACGTTGGAGGCGGCTCCCGGCAAGGTGACCGCGGTTCTTGGTCCCAACGGTTCGGGCAAGTCGACCTCGCTGCGGGTGCTCTACGGCTTCCTGTCCCCACGCGAGGGCCGCATCCTGCTGGACGGCTCCGACATCACGGAGACGAGTCCCCAGGAGCGCTTGGAACTCGGCATCTCCCTACTCCCGCAAGGCCGGTCGACCTTCCCCGAGATGACGGTGGAGGAGAACCTCGAACTCGGTGGGTGGCTCTGGCGCCACGACCGCGCTCGGCTGCGGAGGGCGGTCGAGGACACCTTCGAGCGGTACCCGAAGCTCGCCGACCTGCGCAAGCGGCATGCGGGGAGCTTGAGCGGGGGACAGCAACGGATCCTCGAGATCGCCCGCACGCTCATTCTCGACCCATCGGTACTCCTGATCGACGAACCGTCCGTCGGCCTCGCGCCCGTGCTGGTGAACGAGGTGTATCAGGACCTTGAGGCGCTGAAGGACGACGGCCGAACGATCCTGTTGGTCGATCAGAACGTGCAGGCCGCGGCGCATCTCGCGGACTACATCTACACGCTGGCATACGGCAAGAACGACGTGCACGGGGACACCGAGGCCTTCGAGGGCCAACTCGGGGATGTGATCCGGTCATGGTTGCGCATCTGA
- a CDS encoding branched-chain amino acid ABC transporter permease has protein sequence MALTVFVQTTISGILLGLVYTAVGVGLSLTMGVLRIVNVSHSAFLIFAAFLTITLVNNWGLDPFLAGALIVPIFAVAGYLVGSTTIRRIAREPATTGLLALFGVMVFLESLAIVIWTTDTRSMATGYLDAALRGFGVSVPLTRLAGAAIAAVAVVALYLFLQRTMTGRSIRAMAQNRDAAALVGIRVDRLDALVFAIGTALAAVGGVALAIVFSLTPQMHVVWLAWAFLVVVVGGLGNVRNTAAAALLLGLVESFAGVLLPFHYTYILVYGLLAAALLFRSEGLFGSKARTI, from the coding sequence GTGGCGTTGACAGTCTTCGTGCAAACCACCATCTCCGGCATCCTCCTGGGACTCGTGTACACCGCCGTGGGCGTCGGCCTCAGCCTCACGATGGGTGTCCTGAGGATCGTCAACGTGAGCCATAGCGCCTTTCTCATCTTCGCTGCCTTTCTCACGATCACCTTGGTAAACAACTGGGGGCTCGATCCGTTCCTCGCGGGAGCGCTGATCGTGCCGATCTTCGCGGTTGCTGGTTATCTCGTCGGTTCAACGACCATTCGGCGGATTGCTCGGGAGCCGGCGACAACCGGCCTGTTGGCGTTGTTCGGGGTCATGGTCTTCCTCGAGAGCCTCGCGATCGTGATCTGGACGACGGACACGCGGTCCATGGCGACTGGCTACCTGGACGCCGCCCTCCGGGGCTTCGGGGTCAGCGTGCCGTTGACGCGACTCGCGGGAGCAGCCATCGCGGCCGTGGCGGTCGTGGCGCTCTACTTGTTCCTCCAGAGAACCATGACGGGGCGGAGCATCCGGGCCATGGCGCAGAATCGCGACGCCGCGGCTCTGGTAGGAATACGGGTAGACCGCCTCGACGCGCTCGTGTTCGCGATTGGCACCGCCTTGGCGGCGGTCGGTGGGGTGGCGCTCGCGATCGTTTTCTCCCTGACGCCCCAGATGCACGTCGTGTGGTTGGCCTGGGCGTTCCTCGTGGTCGTCGTCGGAGGCCTGGGGAACGTGCGGAACACCGCGGCCGCAGCGCTCCTCCTCGGGCTCGTGGAATCGTTCGCCGGCGTCCTGCTGCCATTCCACTACACGTACATTCTCGTCTACGGGCTGCTGGCCGCGGCACTCCTGTTCCGAAGCGAAGGTCTCTTCGGCTCGAAAGCGAGGACGATCTGA
- a CDS encoding branched-chain amino acid ABC transporter permease: MSTNPDSSTVEQDAAPAEPPTEAPAGSRNMPWLPRLGWAVAIAVIASLVWLGLFGEVATVSVVTTALMYLLLAQAWNLLGGYGGYLNLGMAAFFGVGAYTTGILSGSYGFSILIALPAAMVVGALFALIVGGPTLRLRGPYFTIITLILSFLVMIVVYNADFTRGAMGLFLDAPAAGPLSVEQFFFFLFLAGAMIVVLLVWWLERTAFVYALRAIKEDEDAAEVLGVATTRVKIQALVVGSVIAGFVGGLNSYRLGYIEPGGVFDLNISIDVVLMAVIGGAGSWIGPVIGAPLIVMLSEFLRTRVVGVEVFGEQIPRESSRMVLGLLLLLAALYAKRGIVGLVQREKGSRFGV; this comes from the coding sequence GTGTCAACCAACCCGGATTCCAGCACCGTGGAGCAGGACGCGGCCCCGGCCGAACCACCGACCGAGGCCCCCGCCGGTAGCCGGAACATGCCGTGGCTACCGAGGCTCGGCTGGGCCGTTGCGATTGCCGTGATCGCGAGCCTCGTGTGGTTGGGGCTATTCGGTGAGGTCGCGACGGTGAGTGTCGTGACCACCGCGCTGATGTATCTGCTCCTGGCGCAGGCGTGGAACCTGCTCGGAGGCTACGGCGGCTACCTGAACCTCGGGATGGCCGCCTTCTTCGGCGTGGGCGCCTACACGACCGGCATCCTGTCCGGGTCCTACGGGTTCTCCATTCTGATCGCATTGCCGGCTGCGATGGTCGTCGGCGCTCTGTTCGCGCTGATCGTGGGTGGTCCCACCCTGCGGCTTCGAGGCCCCTACTTCACGATCATCACGCTCATCCTGAGCTTTCTCGTGATGATCGTCGTGTACAACGCGGATTTCACGCGCGGGGCCATGGGCCTGTTCCTCGACGCACCCGCTGCTGGTCCGTTATCGGTCGAGCAGTTCTTCTTCTTCCTGTTCCTGGCGGGGGCGATGATCGTCGTGCTGCTGGTGTGGTGGCTCGAACGGACCGCCTTCGTGTATGCCCTGCGCGCCATCAAGGAGGACGAGGACGCGGCCGAGGTGCTCGGCGTGGCCACGACCCGGGTGAAGATCCAGGCGCTGGTCGTGGGATCGGTCATCGCCGGGTTCGTGGGTGGGCTGAACTCCTATCGACTCGGCTACATCGAGCCAGGAGGCGTCTTCGACCTCAACATCTCGATCGACGTGGTCCTGATGGCGGTCATTGGTGGAGCGGGGTCCTGGATCGGACCCGTGATCGGCGCCCCCCTGATCGTGATGCTGTCCGAGTTCTTGCGCACCCGCGTCGTCGGCGTGGAAGTGTTCGGGGAACAGATTCCTCGGGAGTCGAGCCGCATGGTGCTGGGGCTCTTGCTCCTTCTGGCTGCGCTGTACGCAAAGCGCGGGATCGTCGGTCTCGTGCAGCGCGAGAAGGGGAGCCGGTTCGGCGTCTAG
- a CDS encoding zinc-binding dehydrogenase, translating to MAENASATMRAAIYHGPRDIRIEDVPAPSPGSGELLVEVGVAGICGTDAHEYAAGPVMFPIDREHPVTGHRGPLIPGHEFAGRVVGVGDGGDPAWMGCDVAVGGGYGCEACRYCRERRPNLCADYAAVGLHRHGGLAQYAAVPGIACEDASTFDLPADFAALGQPAAIAMHALRRGRVDPGEHVAVVGVGGIGAFLVPALVRAGARVSVFDRDRERLAIADELGAHELLEVRANDDIGERIRELPATPDAVFEITGVGPVLDAILRAAVPGVRIVVVGLHDGQAAVAFRPISLREQELLGTNALVREVDLPAALDLLAQPDLAWDRVAPVVLGLDELVEDGLEPLASGRAQRIKTLIDPWARERRAFGATPTTRKAAA from the coding sequence ATGGCCGAGAACGCCTCCGCCACGATGCGCGCGGCGATCTACCACGGACCCCGCGATATCCGCATCGAGGATGTCCCGGCGCCGAGCCCCGGTTCGGGTGAGCTGCTCGTCGAGGTCGGGGTCGCCGGCATCTGCGGCACCGATGCGCACGAGTACGCAGCCGGGCCGGTGATGTTCCCGATCGACCGCGAACACCCCGTCACCGGTCACCGTGGTCCGCTGATCCCTGGCCACGAGTTCGCTGGACGGGTCGTGGGCGTCGGAGACGGGGGCGACCCGGCCTGGATGGGGTGCGACGTCGCGGTCGGAGGCGGCTACGGATGCGAGGCTTGCCGCTATTGCCGCGAGCGACGCCCGAACCTCTGCGCGGACTACGCAGCCGTCGGGTTGCACCGCCACGGTGGATTGGCCCAGTACGCCGCGGTGCCAGGCATCGCGTGCGAAGACGCGAGCACGTTCGACCTGCCCGCCGACTTCGCCGCGCTCGGGCAGCCGGCCGCGATCGCGATGCACGCTCTGCGCCGTGGCCGGGTCGACCCGGGTGAGCACGTCGCGGTCGTGGGTGTCGGTGGCATTGGGGCGTTCCTCGTCCCCGCCCTCGTGCGGGCCGGCGCTCGGGTGAGCGTGTTCGACCGGGACCGCGAACGCCTCGCGATCGCCGATGAACTGGGCGCGCACGAGTTGCTCGAGGTCCGCGCGAACGACGACATCGGGGAGCGGATCCGTGAGCTGCCGGCCACACCCGACGCCGTGTTCGAGATCACCGGCGTCGGCCCCGTACTCGACGCGATCCTGCGCGCAGCCGTCCCCGGCGTTCGGATCGTCGTGGTCGGGCTGCACGACGGACAGGCGGCCGTGGCGTTCCGTCCGATCTCCCTGCGCGAACAGGAGCTGCTCGGGACCAACGCGCTCGTGCGCGAGGTCGACCTGCCAGCTGCGCTCGACCTCCTGGCCCAGCCCGATCTCGCCTGGGACCGCGTCGCCCCGGTCGTGCTCGGACTCGACGAGCTGGTCGAGGACGGCCTCGAGCCCCTGGCCAGTGGGCGGGCGCAGCGGATCAAGACCCTCATCGATCCCTGGGCGCGTGAGCGCCGCGCGTTCGGCGCGACGCCGACGACACGAAAGGCAGCCGCATGA
- a CDS encoding cupin domain-containing protein, with translation MTYGILREREQRWHDGPWPGYRVAPLITGAMGSVHMEVALVELAPGAAVDAHRHPFEESFFVLAGEVEVALGLDRYRLAAQDFGFAPVPCPHAWFNPGDRPARWLRVRAPQPRGGPEVTTHPAEEPALPADGARPDEQDPRSRWVGHFDDSDLGAPGPVSMPGYHGHNITDIAIRMMVDDILGAAHHTLFVVQFDPRPSRELSAREHYHAFEEGYYLVSGEAWGLVDGEEVRIAAGDVIWTGVGATHGFVSTGTEPLRWLEVQAPMPPPREAFFFPDDWAALPTRQA, from the coding sequence ATGACGTACGGGATCCTCCGAGAGCGCGAGCAGCGGTGGCACGACGGACCCTGGCCCGGCTACCGGGTGGCGCCGCTCATCACCGGGGCGATGGGCTCGGTTCACATGGAGGTCGCGCTCGTGGAGCTCGCGCCGGGCGCCGCTGTCGACGCGCACCGGCACCCCTTCGAGGAGTCCTTCTTCGTTCTCGCCGGCGAAGTCGAGGTGGCGCTGGGACTCGACCGGTACCGGCTCGCGGCGCAGGACTTCGGCTTCGCGCCCGTCCCGTGTCCACACGCCTGGTTCAACCCCGGCGACCGCCCGGCGCGCTGGCTGCGCGTGCGCGCACCGCAGCCTCGCGGCGGGCCGGAGGTCACCACGCATCCCGCCGAGGAGCCCGCCCTCCCCGCCGACGGCGCGCGTCCCGACGAGCAGGACCCGCGGTCACGGTGGGTCGGGCACTTCGACGACTCCGATCTCGGCGCACCGGGCCCCGTCTCGATGCCCGGCTACCACGGTCACAACATCACCGACATCGCGATCCGCATGATGGTCGATGACATCCTCGGGGCCGCCCATCACACGCTGTTCGTCGTGCAGTTCGATCCGCGTCCTTCGCGCGAGCTCAGCGCGCGCGAGCACTACCACGCCTTCGAGGAGGGCTACTACCTCGTCTCGGGCGAGGCGTGGGGCCTCGTCGACGGCGAGGAGGTGCGGATCGCGGCGGGCGACGTCATCTGGACCGGCGTCGGGGCGACGCACGGGTTCGTGAGCACCGGCACCGAACCGCTGCGGTGGCTGGAGGTGCAGGCACCGATGCCCCCGCCGCGGGAGGCGTTCTTCTTCCCCGACGATTGGGCCGCGCTCCCGACACGGCAGGCGTGA
- a CDS encoding LacI family DNA-binding transcriptional regulator, which yields MAEDGDGALAPGTSVTLRDIAKAAGVDVSTVSRALDPHKESLVNAGTRARIRAAAENLGYTPHLIASALRRGRSLSVGVIVPDLGNTVYAPVVRGVAHSLDRGGYIPVVADTEDDSGRLATIVNHFLGRRVDALVVTAARRSDTASLVRCHATGTPVVLAVRTLPDSGLPAVLHDDEGGGALAARHLVEQGHRVLAQIRGANDVQPFVDRSQGFEKTATALGARVEDLGEAAYAPTIDEGRRLAERLLREHPSCTAIFAHNDMLALGVLAAVRASGRRCPNDVSIVGYNDEFFAEHLDPALTTVHNPSYELGRRSGDLAIAHIERPDDEPPPDSPDSIAAELTVRASTAAPPATANTH from the coding sequence ATGGCCGAGGACGGGGACGGGGCGCTCGCACCGGGCACGTCGGTCACCCTGCGCGACATCGCCAAGGCCGCCGGGGTGGACGTGTCCACCGTCTCGCGCGCGCTGGACCCGCACAAGGAGTCGCTGGTCAACGCCGGCACGCGCGCGAGGATCCGGGCGGCCGCCGAGAACCTCGGCTACACGCCGCACCTGATCGCCTCCGCGTTGCGACGTGGCCGTAGCCTGTCGGTGGGCGTCATCGTTCCCGATCTCGGCAACACCGTGTACGCACCCGTCGTCCGCGGGGTGGCGCACTCGCTCGACCGTGGCGGCTACATCCCCGTGGTGGCGGACACCGAGGACGACAGCGGGCGGCTGGCCACCATCGTGAACCACTTCCTCGGCCGGCGGGTCGACGCGCTCGTCGTGACCGCCGCGCGACGGAGCGACACGGCCTCCCTGGTGCGCTGCCACGCCACCGGCACGCCCGTCGTGCTGGCGGTCCGCACCCTGCCCGACAGCGGGTTGCCCGCGGTGCTGCACGACGACGAGGGCGGGGGCGCGCTGGCGGCGCGCCACCTCGTCGAGCAGGGTCACCGAGTGCTGGCCCAGATCCGCGGGGCGAACGACGTGCAGCCGTTCGTCGACCGGTCGCAGGGGTTCGAGAAGACGGCCACGGCCCTCGGCGCGCGCGTCGAGGACCTCGGCGAGGCGGCGTACGCGCCCACGATCGACGAGGGACGCCGACTGGCCGAGCGGCTCCTGCGCGAGCATCCGTCCTGCACGGCGATCTTCGCGCACAACGACATGCTGGCGCTCGGCGTGCTGGCCGCGGTCAGGGCCAGCGGGCGGCGATGCCCGAACGACGTCTCGATCGTCGGCTACAACGACGAGTTCTTCGCCGAACACCTCGATCCCGCGCTGACGACGGTGCACAACCCGTCGTACGAGCTCGGCCGCCGGTCGGGGGACCTCGCAATCGCGCACATCGAGCGACCCGACGACGAGCCGCCCCCCGACTCGCCCGACTCGATCGCCGCGGAGCTCACGGTGCGCGCCTCGACCGCCGCGCCGCCCGCCACCGCGAACACGCACTGA